From a region of the Fischerella sp. JS2 genome:
- a CDS encoding uroporphyrinogen-III synthase, protein MISSVQLPLYGKRILVTAPRNYAARLSSQLINQGALPVLMPTIETCALADFTELDAALTQIDTFDWIAFTSRNGIDGFFQRLEAMGISVSVLKNCRVSAIGKDAERLANFGVKVDLIPQESSPKGIIAELAKVPDINKQTVLVPVPEVVGIAEPSVIPDFVAGLKNLGMSVTRVPTYMTRCLDKSLYEVELNLIRQGKIDVIAFSSTAEISGFLQMITAKADYQHCVIACFGPYTAANAKKLGINVSIVAENYSSFVGFAEAIANFMLFGYRT, encoded by the coding sequence CTGATTTCATCTGTGCAACTACCCTTATACGGTAAGCGTATTCTTGTCACAGCACCCCGCAATTATGCCGCTAGATTATCATCACAACTGATCAATCAAGGTGCTTTACCTGTGCTAATGCCAACTATAGAAACTTGTGCATTAGCAGATTTTACAGAATTAGATGCTGCACTGACACAAATAGATACATTTGATTGGATTGCTTTTACCAGTAGAAATGGCATTGATGGATTTTTTCAACGTTTAGAAGCTATGGGAATAAGCGTTTCGGTGCTGAAAAATTGTCGAGTGTCTGCGATCGGCAAAGATGCGGAAAGATTAGCGAATTTTGGTGTCAAAGTAGATTTAATTCCCCAAGAATCGAGTCCCAAAGGAATAATTGCTGAACTGGCTAAAGTTCCAGATATCAATAAACAAACTGTACTTGTGCCAGTTCCAGAGGTAGTTGGAATTGCAGAACCGAGTGTTATTCCTGATTTTGTGGCTGGTTTAAAAAATTTGGGTATGAGTGTTACCCGTGTACCAACCTATATGACACGGTGCTTAGACAAAAGTTTATATGAGGTGGAGTTAAATTTAATTCGTCAAGGCAAGATAGATGTAATTGCTTTTAGTAGCACTGCGGAAATATCTGGCTTCTTGCAAATGATCACTGCAAAAGCAGATTATCAGCACTGTGTAATTGCTTGTTTTGGCCCCTACACAGCAGCCAATGCCAAAAAACTAGGTATAAATGTCTCTATTGTTGCCGAAAACTACAGTTCATTTGTGGGTTTTGCAGAAGCGATCGCTAACTTCATGCTCTTTGGATATCGTACGTAA
- a CDS encoding Coenzyme F420 hydrogenase/dehydrogenase, beta subunit C-terminal domain, protein MTSVDFPKHKKAKALKPGSRRPAKELCSECGLCDTYYIHYVKEACAFINQQIDELEVQTHTRSRDLDNADELYFGVHQDMMAARKQQPIPGAQWTGIVSAIAIEMLNRGMVEGVVCVQNTKEDRFGPMPVIARTPEEILAARVNKPTLSPNLSVLEQIEKSGMKRLLVIGVGCQIQALRAVEKQLGLEKLYVLGTPCVDNVTRAGLQKFLETTSKSPDTVVHYEFMQDFRVHFKHEDGSTETVPFFGLKTNQLKDVFAPSCMSCFDYVNSLADLVVGYMGAPFGWQWIVVRNERGREMLELVKDQLETQPVMSKGDRTAAVQQSIPAYDKGVTLPMWAAKLMGVVIEKIGPKGLEYARFSIDSHFTRNYLYVKRNHPEKLEEHVPEYAKRIIGQYKLPE, encoded by the coding sequence ATGACCTCAGTAGATTTTCCCAAACACAAAAAAGCCAAAGCCCTCAAACCCGGTAGCCGTCGCCCTGCCAAGGAACTATGCAGCGAATGTGGGTTGTGTGATACATACTATATTCATTATGTCAAGGAAGCTTGTGCTTTTATTAATCAGCAAATAGACGAACTTGAAGTACAGACACACACTCGTTCTCGCGATTTAGATAATGCTGATGAACTTTATTTTGGTGTTCATCAGGATATGATGGCGGCGCGGAAACAACAGCCGATTCCCGGCGCGCAATGGACAGGAATTGTCAGTGCGATCGCTATTGAAATGTTGAATCGGGGCATGGTAGAAGGCGTGGTTTGTGTGCAAAATACCAAAGAAGACCGCTTCGGGCCTATGCCTGTGATTGCCCGTACCCCAGAAGAAATACTAGCAGCGCGGGTAAATAAACCAACTCTTTCACCAAATCTCTCGGTTTTGGAACAGATAGAAAAATCAGGGATGAAGCGCTTGTTAGTAATTGGTGTTGGTTGTCAAATCCAAGCTTTGCGGGCTGTGGAAAAGCAATTGGGTCTGGAAAAGCTTTATGTATTAGGTACACCCTGTGTAGATAATGTGACTCGTGCTGGACTGCAAAAATTCTTAGAAACCACAAGTAAATCGCCTGACACAGTTGTACATTACGAGTTTATGCAGGACTTCCGGGTTCACTTTAAGCATGAAGATGGATCAACAGAAACAGTGCCTTTCTTTGGTTTGAAAACCAACCAACTGAAGGATGTGTTTGCCCCTTCGTGTATGAGTTGTTTTGACTACGTAAATTCCCTAGCTGATTTGGTAGTTGGGTATATGGGCGCACCTTTTGGCTGGCAATGGATCGTAGTTAGAAATGAACGCGGTCGGGAAATGCTGGAATTGGTGAAAGACCAGCTGGAAACTCAGCCAGTTATGTCCAAAGGCGATCGCACAGCAGCAGTGCAACAAAGTATACCAGCTTACGATAAAGGTGTTACCCTACCGATGTGGGCAGCAAAACTTATGGGTGTAGTAATTGAAAAAATTGGCCCCAAAGGTTTGGAATACGCCCGTTTCTCGATAGATTCCCACTTCACCCGCAATTACCTTTATGTAAAACGGAATCATCCTGAGAAATTAGAGGAACACGTACCAGAATACGCCAAGCGTATCATAGGGCAGTATAAATTGCCGGAATAA
- a CDS encoding acyl-CoA desaturase: MTAHSTAAVDKQPLTLSWTNVAFFGTFHALALLAPWYFSWSALGITIFLHWLFGSIGICLGYHRLLTHRSLHVPKWLEYAIATLGALALQGGPIFWVAGHRLHHLHTEDKDKDPYSAQRGFWWSHMLWIFYPRREFFNYEMYKKFASDLDRDPFYRWLNHYFLLLQIPVAVLLYTLGGWSFVVYGVFLRAVLLWHSTWLINSASHLRGYRYFPVNDNSRNLWWAALLTYGEGWHNNHHAYPNLAKAGLFWWEIDITWWAIKVLQTLGLAKKVNVNG, translated from the coding sequence ATGACTGCACACTCTACAGCGGCTGTTGACAAACAACCGTTGACTCTGAGTTGGACTAACGTGGCATTTTTTGGCACATTCCACGCCCTAGCACTACTTGCTCCTTGGTATTTTTCTTGGTCTGCTTTGGGAATAACCATATTCCTGCATTGGTTGTTTGGCAGCATTGGTATTTGTTTAGGGTATCACCGACTTTTGACTCACCGAAGTTTGCATGTGCCGAAGTGGTTAGAATATGCGATCGCAACTTTGGGCGCTCTTGCTTTACAAGGAGGGCCAATCTTTTGGGTGGCTGGACATCGACTACATCATCTTCATACCGAGGACAAAGACAAAGATCCTTACTCTGCCCAACGTGGTTTTTGGTGGAGCCATATGCTATGGATTTTTTACCCGCGTCGAGAGTTTTTTAACTATGAAATGTACAAAAAATTTGCTTCTGATTTAGATCGTGATCCATTCTATCGTTGGCTAAATCACTACTTTTTGCTATTACAAATTCCTGTTGCTGTCCTCTTGTATACTTTGGGAGGATGGTCTTTTGTTGTCTATGGTGTGTTTCTACGAGCAGTATTGCTTTGGCATAGCACTTGGCTAATTAACTCTGCAAGCCATCTGCGTGGTTATCGTTATTTTCCAGTGAATGATAACTCTCGTAATCTTTGGTGGGCAGCACTTCTAACTTACGGAGAAGGCTGGCATAACAATCACCATGCTTACCCAAATTTAGCCAAAGCAGGATTGTTTTGGTGGGAAATAGATATAACTTGGTGGGCAATTAAAGTTTTACAGACTCTAGGATTAGCCAAGAAAGTAAATGTTAATGGTTAA
- the phnE gene encoding phosphonate ABC transporter, permease protein PhnE: MKHFAILWKRFAWVSRLLIFCLVVAIYAWALQGLKVDFELFKNSWPYITDFISRLFPPDPAVLDVAIQALIETIQMSLWGTTLGAIVSLPIAITSARNVAPVWLQWLANFLQNIVRSVPSIILGLIFVAATGLGAPAGTLALSIYTIGYLAKFYQQAIEAVDSRSIEYLQVTGASRLQIAQYGILPQVLPLGLGYTLWMFEYNIRAASVLGVVGAGGIGFQLKSYIDGFEYNKATTMMLVLLIVVTVIDFLSSQLRKRLDSM, from the coding sequence ATGAAGCACTTTGCAATTCTCTGGAAGCGTTTTGCTTGGGTGAGTCGTCTACTGATCTTTTGCCTAGTGGTAGCAATTTACGCTTGGGCATTGCAGGGTCTGAAGGTAGATTTTGAACTCTTCAAAAATAGCTGGCCTTATATTACTGATTTTATTTCCAGATTATTCCCACCAGATCCAGCTGTATTAGATGTTGCTATTCAAGCGCTGATTGAGACAATACAGATGTCTTTGTGGGGAACTACTTTAGGGGCTATTGTTTCTTTACCAATTGCGATCACTAGCGCCCGTAATGTCGCCCCTGTTTGGTTGCAATGGTTGGCTAATTTCCTCCAAAATATAGTGCGTTCGGTTCCTTCGATTATTTTGGGTTTAATTTTTGTCGCAGCAACCGGATTGGGCGCACCTGCTGGGACTTTGGCTTTAAGTATCTATACAATTGGCTACCTGGCAAAGTTTTATCAACAAGCGATCGAAGCGGTGGACTCTCGTTCTATAGAATATCTACAAGTTACGGGAGCATCAAGATTACAAATAGCACAATACGGCATTTTACCCCAAGTTTTGCCCTTAGGTTTAGGATATACATTGTGGATGTTTGAGTATAATATCCGCGCTGCTTCTGTGTTGGGTGTTGTGGGAGCAGGGGGTATTGGTTTTCAGTTGAAAAGTTATATAGATGGCTTTGAATACAATAAAGCAACAACGATGATGTTGGTGTTGTTGATAGTTGTTACTGTTATAGATTTTTTGAGTAGTCAGTTACGAAAACGCCTTGATTCTATGTAA
- a CDS encoding TetR family transcriptional regulator, whose protein sequence is MPNQVISTRERLINAARSLFATQGVTETTTKQVAELAQVNEVTLFRHFGNKHGLLLAVISESSVFQELDKSLKIQASQPASVHQALKNYCEDCLQALEKVPDLVRSVVGEAGNYPLENRQALGRSLTQANHFVAEYLATVMEREQLHTHLPANKLASLLNSMLVGYAVIEFTSEFHQLWVDTDEFLENLVALFLKGATNSTNLAEAISPEKVIDLPANLVHLILQRAKKSGLRDYALIYVLFAAGLSAAEIVNLERSHQINDANQHLLQITQATPRQVPVNQWIMSKRYGSYTRNPLTQWLKSRKDEHAALFLNNEGMPISEEEIHRIWQILTEGLLTPEGQQPVIEQAQQTWCVEMLMKGMNLEQMSLITGWNLSKLQPYAHRSKEKLALEQAIRLDHKLNV, encoded by the coding sequence ATGCCCAATCAAGTCATTTCTACTCGAGAGCGATTAATTAATGCAGCAAGATCATTATTTGCAACGCAGGGAGTCACCGAAACTACAACAAAGCAAGTTGCAGAATTAGCACAAGTTAATGAAGTGACACTGTTCCGACATTTTGGCAATAAGCACGGGTTACTCTTAGCAGTAATTTCGGAATCATCAGTATTTCAAGAACTCGATAAGTCTTTAAAAATTCAAGCTAGCCAACCAGCTAGTGTTCACCAAGCTCTAAAAAACTATTGTGAAGATTGCCTACAGGCTCTAGAAAAAGTCCCCGATCTGGTGCGTTCTGTAGTTGGTGAAGCCGGAAATTATCCTTTAGAAAACCGTCAGGCATTAGGACGCAGCTTAACTCAAGCTAATCACTTTGTTGCCGAATATTTAGCAACAGTCATGGAACGCGAGCAATTACACACCCATTTACCAGCCAATAAGTTAGCAAGCTTACTCAACAGTATGTTGGTGGGGTACGCTGTGATTGAATTTACCAGTGAATTTCACCAACTTTGGGTTGACACAGACGAGTTTTTAGAAAATTTGGTGGCACTGTTTTTAAAAGGAGCAACGAACTCTACAAATTTAGCAGAAGCTATTTCTCCAGAAAAGGTGATAGATTTACCAGCAAATTTAGTTCACCTGATTTTGCAAAGAGCCAAAAAATCAGGACTGCGAGATTATGCCTTAATATATGTCTTGTTTGCAGCAGGTTTATCGGCCGCAGAAATTGTGAATTTAGAGCGATCGCATCAAATCAACGATGCCAATCAGCACTTATTACAAATTACTCAAGCTACTCCTCGACAAGTGCCTGTCAATCAGTGGATTATGAGTAAGCGCTATGGCTCCTATACTCGCAATCCATTAACTCAATGGCTCAAAAGCCGTAAAGATGAACATGCAGCGTTATTTCTCAACAATGAAGGAATGCCAATATCTGAGGAAGAAATACACAGAATCTGGCAGATATTAACTGAAGGATTGCTGACACCAGAAGGACAACAGCCAGTCATTGAGCAAGCTCAACAAACGTGGTGTGTAGAAATGCTGATGAAGGGAATGAATTTAGAGCAGATGAGTCTGATTACTGGTTGGAATTTAAGTAAGTTACAACCCTATGCTCATAGATCGAAAGAAAAATTGGCTCTAGAACAAGCTATTCGTCTCGATCATAAATTGAACGTGTAG
- a CDS encoding SDR family NAD(P)-dependent oxidoreductase, translating into MFTHTDLCNALIVGASQGIGLGFVKKLLQLQGINKVYGTYRQPESAVELIALSDQYPQRLTCLAMDITDEAQISEAVQLLQTEIDKLHLVVNCVGVLHEGTLQPEKSLKQINSENLMHYFQVNSIGAVLLAKHLLPLFRHSDRSVFASISAKIGSIGDNQLGGWYGYRASKAALNMLMRNVAIECGRISPKTIVVTLHPGTTDTRLSKPFQKNVPTEKLFSVERTVNQLLAVIDKLQIEDSGQFFSWDGSRLPW; encoded by the coding sequence ATGTTTACTCATACCGACTTATGTAATGCCTTGATTGTGGGTGCTAGTCAAGGTATTGGTTTAGGATTTGTAAAAAAATTACTACAATTGCAGGGTATTAATAAAGTATATGGTACCTATCGTCAACCAGAATCAGCTGTTGAGTTAATAGCGTTGTCAGATCAATATCCTCAGAGACTAACTTGTCTGGCGATGGATATTACAGATGAGGCACAAATTTCTGAAGCTGTACAACTCCTGCAGACAGAGATAGATAAACTACATTTAGTTGTTAACTGTGTTGGGGTTCTGCATGAAGGGACGCTGCAACCAGAAAAGAGCCTCAAACAGATTAACTCTGAGAATTTAATGCACTACTTTCAAGTGAACAGTATTGGTGCGGTATTGCTTGCTAAACATTTGTTACCGTTATTTCGTCATAGCGATCGCAGTGTTTTTGCGAGTATTTCTGCCAAAATCGGGAGTATAGGGGATAATCAACTTGGTGGGTGGTATGGCTATCGCGCTTCTAAAGCGGCGCTAAATATGTTGATGCGAAACGTAGCAATAGAGTGTGGCAGAATCAGCCCAAAAACTATAGTTGTAACATTGCATCCTGGTACAACTGATACTCGTCTTTCTAAACCTTTTCAAAAAAACGTACCCACAGAAAAACTCTTCTCTGTAGAACGTACTGTCAACCAATTGCTGGCTGTGATCGACAAGCTACAGATAGAGGATAGCGGTCAGTTCTTTTCGTGGGATGGTAGTCGTTTACCTTGGTAG
- a CDS encoding amidohydrolase family protein produces the protein MNLWDIPVIDQHAHNLLRPEVAARYPYAAAFTEGYAPEIVNYHARHTLFYRRSLRDIANFLNCEAQEEVILARRQELGLEELTKLYFRNANLEAIFLDDGLQPDAILPLAWHEKFLTVKRILRLEVLAEQLIPKADDFETFLENFIREIDPPPAGVVAFKSITCYRTGLDIKPVALAAAACSFYDIKQQFEHQPLRLANKHLIDFLLHQALVIADKYQLPVQFHTGYGDPDLDLRFANPLYLRDLLESPQYRHTPIVLLHASYPYMQEAGYLASVYPQVYLDFGLVVPFLSVAGMRKVVRQLLELTPTTKVMYSSDAHFIPELYYLGAKWGRQILAEVLEEAIRDGDLTVSEVDDIAAAVLRENAISLYGNA, from the coding sequence ATGAATCTCTGGGACATTCCTGTCATAGATCAACATGCCCATAACCTGCTACGACCAGAAGTAGCTGCCCGTTATCCTTATGCTGCTGCGTTTACCGAAGGCTATGCTCCAGAAATAGTTAACTATCATGCTCGACATACTTTATTTTATCGACGCAGTTTACGAGATATAGCTAATTTTCTAAATTGTGAGGCACAGGAAGAAGTAATACTGGCACGTCGCCAAGAGTTGGGATTAGAAGAATTAACAAAACTCTATTTTAGAAATGCCAATTTAGAAGCAATTTTCTTAGACGATGGATTGCAACCAGATGCCATCCTACCGCTTGCATGGCATGAAAAATTTCTCACTGTTAAAAGGATTTTACGATTAGAAGTTTTAGCAGAACAACTAATACCGAAAGCAGACGATTTTGAAACATTTTTAGAAAATTTTATTCGGGAAATTGATCCACCCCCTGCTGGGGTTGTTGCCTTCAAGAGCATTACTTGTTATCGCACAGGTTTAGATATCAAACCCGTGGCTTTAGCAGCAGCAGCTTGCAGTTTTTACGATATTAAACAACAATTTGAGCATCAACCTCTACGTCTTGCGAACAAACATTTAATTGATTTTCTACTGCATCAAGCACTCGTAATTGCAGACAAATATCAGTTACCAGTGCAATTTCATACTGGCTATGGCGATCCTGATTTAGATTTGCGATTTGCAAATCCTCTTTACTTACGTGATCTCTTAGAGTCACCCCAGTACCGCCATACTCCCATCGTCCTACTTCATGCATCTTATCCATATATGCAGGAAGCTGGATATTTGGCTTCTGTCTATCCTCAAGTCTATTTAGATTTTGGTTTAGTAGTACCTTTTTTGAGTGTAGCGGGGATGCGTAAAGTGGTTAGGCAATTATTGGAGTTGACTCCTACTACTAAAGTGATGTATTCCTCCGATGCTCATTTCATTCCGGAGTTGTATTATTTGGGGGCAAAGTGGGGGCGTCAAATTCTGGCAGAAGTACTAGAGGAAGCAATTCGAGATGGCGATCTTACCGTTAGTGAAGTGGATGATATTGCTGCTGCTGTTTTGCGGGAAAACGCTATTTCCCTTTATGGAAATGCATAA
- a CDS encoding phosphate/phosphite/phosphonate ABC transporter substrate-binding protein, with protein MKLIHKGVLGLSVASVALTGMFASTFGEKSAIANLIPNQKEQTLLAQGKTKELVVVFPSRSDSTDLQNKANAVAAFLSQQLGVPVKAQIGDDTAAVEALRANRADIAFLSSRPALKAEQLANARLYLAEVRPTYSGKYTYNSVFVVPKNSPLKTQSTAKATLAQLRGKRMAFTSPTSGSGFIFPTGELVKQGLVPNRDRLNNFFGQVAYGGNYSKAIQAVLRGQADVAAVSEYALNPPYITEAEKNQLRILHKISGVPAHGVAIDDDVPAATREKIINAMLLLNQPQNNQLLRNLYNSTELVKVNHNQHLAPLRNALQLAGIQP; from the coding sequence ATGAAACTGATTCACAAGGGTGTGTTGGGTTTAAGTGTCGCATCTGTTGCCCTTACGGGTATGTTTGCCAGTACATTTGGAGAGAAATCGGCGATCGCTAATCTAATTCCCAACCAAAAAGAGCAAACCCTACTTGCCCAAGGAAAAACAAAGGAATTAGTGGTTGTCTTTCCCAGTCGTTCTGACTCTACAGATTTGCAAAATAAAGCTAATGCCGTAGCAGCGTTTTTATCTCAACAACTTGGAGTTCCAGTGAAAGCACAGATCGGTGATGACACCGCCGCAGTAGAAGCTTTAAGAGCCAACCGTGCTGATATAGCTTTTTTGAGTAGCCGTCCAGCACTGAAAGCGGAACAATTGGCAAATGCTCGTTTGTATTTAGCTGAAGTCCGCCCCACATATTCAGGCAAATATACTTATAACTCTGTATTTGTTGTTCCCAAAAATAGCCCCCTGAAAACCCAGTCCACAGCTAAAGCCACTTTGGCACAATTGCGCGGCAAAAGAATGGCTTTCACTTCCCCCACTTCTGGTTCTGGGTTTATTTTCCCCACTGGTGAACTTGTGAAACAGGGACTTGTACCAAACCGCGATCGCTTGAATAATTTCTTTGGACAAGTTGCCTACGGTGGTAACTACAGCAAAGCAATCCAAGCTGTATTACGTGGTCAAGCGGATGTAGCTGCTGTCTCAGAATATGCTCTTAACCCCCCGTATATTACGGAAGCAGAAAAGAATCAACTGCGAATTCTGCACAAAATCTCCGGTGTTCCTGCTCACGGCGTCGCTATTGATGACGATGTACCCGCCGCTACCCGCGAGAAAATCATTAATGCGATGCTGTTGTTGAATCAGCCACAAAACAACCAATTACTGCGTAACTTATATAACTCCACAGAGTTGGTCAAGGTTAACCATAACCAACACCTAGCACCTCTGCGTAATGCCCTGCAACTAGCAGGAATTCAACCATAG
- a CDS encoding phosphonate ABC transporter ATP-binding protein: MSAVIECHNLKTAYSPSLQRPILNGISCQIHHGEFVALLGLNGAGKSTLLRSLVGLVPLERGSISINGVPVNPRTLLQIRGDIGMLFQGGGLIRQLPAIDNVLCGKLGTRTTWQTLFGFPKHDRRQALEILEQLGLRAQAYQKTSQLSGGQQQRVAIARALIQSPQILLADEPITGLDVMGCKQVMDTLSQLNFQQGITIVTVLHDLGIAAEYAQRAIVLDAGRVVYDGGCENLQAQFSVMRG, translated from the coding sequence ATGTCTGCCGTCATTGAGTGTCACAACCTAAAAACAGCATATTCACCATCTTTGCAGCGTCCTATTCTGAATGGGATTAGTTGTCAGATTCATCATGGTGAGTTTGTAGCTTTGCTAGGACTAAATGGTGCGGGTAAGTCTACATTGCTGCGATCGCTTGTTGGACTAGTACCATTAGAACGAGGAAGCATCAGTATCAATGGTGTGCCAGTTAATCCCCGCACTCTACTGCAAATCCGAGGGGACATCGGGATGTTGTTTCAAGGTGGGGGGCTAATTCGTCAACTCCCGGCTATTGATAATGTATTGTGTGGCAAGCTTGGTACACGCACAACTTGGCAAACACTGTTTGGCTTTCCTAAACATGATCGTCGCCAAGCCTTAGAGATATTAGAACAGTTGGGTTTAAGAGCGCAAGCCTATCAAAAAACTAGTCAGCTTAGCGGTGGACAACAACAACGGGTAGCGATCGCTCGGGCTTTAATTCAATCTCCCCAGATCCTCCTAGCTGATGAACCAATTACAGGTTTAGATGTCATGGGCTGTAAACAGGTAATGGATACTTTATCTCAATTAAATTTCCAGCAAGGCATAACTATTGTCACAGTTTTGCATGATTTGGGCATAGCAGCAGAATATGCCCAACGAGCGATCGTCTTGGATGCTGGACGTGTTGTTTATGACGGTGGTTGTGAGAATCTGCAAGCGCAGTTTTCTGTGATGAGAGGGTAA
- a CDS encoding WD40 repeat domain-containing protein: MSSLSHLPNVFSGLPKNAGSSLGYQPEKISAFASSGASALLPPLEQNSYDVEALTDTSAVFKSASLLKSEKWRCIHTFTGNSQAITLSPNGKLLASGSSFIKLWNLETGRVICTLKGNTGILKSLAFSPDRKTLACCGLSQTIELWDLATGKIIRQFTGKSYGVNSLSFSPDGQILVSGDRGRCVQLWNLKTGKAVRTSSGNIPIMEHGDWVNSVAISQGELGGTIASGSHDKTIKLWSLQTKEAIATLKGHLSLVYAVAFSPDGQIIASGSADETIKLWNLKTKEEICTLTGHVNEVYSLAFSPDGQILASGSADETVKLWNLKTKEEICTLTGHVNEVYSLAFSPDGQILASGSADGTIRIWLCE, encoded by the coding sequence ATGTCTTCACTCTCACATCTACCAAATGTCTTTTCTGGCTTGCCCAAAAATGCTGGTTCTAGCTTGGGATACCAACCTGAAAAGATAAGTGCGTTCGCAAGTTCTGGTGCTTCTGCGTTATTGCCGCCTCTGGAACAAAATTCTTACGATGTGGAAGCATTAACAGATACTAGTGCTGTATTCAAAAGTGCTTCATTGCTCAAATCTGAAAAATGGAGGTGTATACATACCTTCACAGGGAATTCCCAAGCCATTACCCTTAGCCCAAATGGCAAACTCCTAGCAAGCGGTAGTTCGTTTATTAAACTGTGGAATTTGGAAACGGGACGAGTAATTTGCACCTTAAAGGGAAATACAGGTATCCTCAAATCTCTTGCTTTCAGCCCTGATCGCAAAACCCTTGCCTGTTGTGGCCTAAGTCAGACTATTGAATTGTGGGATCTAGCAACAGGAAAAATAATTCGCCAATTCACTGGCAAATCCTACGGTGTTAATTCTCTTAGCTTTAGTCCAGATGGACAAATTCTTGTCAGTGGCGATCGCGGTAGGTGTGTTCAACTATGGAATCTCAAAACAGGAAAAGCAGTTCGCACTTCCTCTGGAAATATCCCAATTATGGAACATGGAGATTGGGTTAATTCTGTAGCCATTAGCCAAGGGGAACTAGGAGGAACTATAGCCAGTGGAAGTCACGACAAAACTATCAAACTGTGGAGTCTCCAAACTAAAGAAGCAATTGCTACTCTCAAAGGACATTTATCCCTAGTTTATGCGGTAGCCTTTAGCCCAGATGGACAAATTATTGCTAGTGGTAGCGCCGACGAAACTATTAAACTGTGGAATCTCAAAACAAAAGAGGAAATTTGTACTCTCACTGGACATGTGAATGAAGTTTATTCTCTAGCTTTTAGTCCAGATGGACAGATTCTTGCTAGTGGTAGTGCTGACGAAACTGTTAAACTGTGGAATCTCAAAACAAAAGAGGAAATTTGTACTCTTACTGGACATGTGAATGAAGTTTATTCTCTAGCTTTTAGTCCAGATGGACAGATTCTTGCTAGTGGTAGTGCTGACGGAACTATCAGGATTTGGCTGTGTGAATAG